The following are encoded in a window of Caldicellulosiruptor danielii genomic DNA:
- the polA gene encoding DNA polymerase I, translating into MKLVIFDGNSILYRAFFALPELTTSNNIPTNAIYGFINVILKYLEQEKPDYVTVAFDKRGREARKSEYQQYKANRKPMPDNLQVQIPYVREILYALNISIVEFEGYEADDVIGSLVNQFKNSDLDIVIITGDRDTLQLLDKNVVVKIVSTKFDRTFEDLYTIENIKEKYGVWANQVPDYKALVGDQSDNIPGVKGIGEKSAQKLLEEYSSLEEIYQNLDKIKGSIREKLEAGKDIAFLSKRLATIVCDLPLNVKLEDLRIREWNKERLYDILVQLEFKSIIKRLGLSKVVQFEFVQQQTDIPDVEQRELENISQIKSKEISLMFVQDEKCFYLYDQESNAVFMTRNRHLVEEILKSDTVKIVYDLKNIFHQLNLKDTDNIKNCEDVMIASYVLDSTRSSYELETLFISYLNTDVEAVKKDKKMVSVVLLKQLWSELLRLIDLNSCQFVYKNIEGPLIPILYEMEKTGFKVDRDALLQYTKEIESKILKLERQIYQIAGEWFNINSPKQLSYILFEKLRLPVIKKTKTGYSTDAEVLEELFDKHEIVPLILDYRMYTKILTTYCQGLLQAINPSSGRVHTTFIQTGTATGRLASSDPNLQNIPVKYDEGKLIRKVFIPEEGHVLIDADYSQIELRILAHVSEDERLINAFKNNVDIHSQTAAEVFGVDIANVTPEMRSQAKAVNFGIVYGISDYGLARDVKISRKEAAEFINKYFERYPKVKEYLDNTVKFARDNGFVLTLFNRKRYIKDIKSTSRNLRGYAERIAMNSPIQGSAADIMKLAMIKVYKRLKENNLRSKIILQVHDELLIEAPYEEKDIVKEIVKREMENAVALKVPLVVEVKEGLNWYETK; encoded by the coding sequence ATGAAATTAGTTATATTTGATGGAAACAGCATTTTGTACAGAGCTTTTTTTGCTCTTCCTGAACTGACAACCTCAAACAATATTCCAACAAATGCTATTTATGGGTTTATAAATGTGATTTTAAAATATTTAGAACAAGAAAAACCTGATTATGTTACTGTAGCGTTTGACAAGAGAGGAAGAGAGGCACGAAAGAGCGAGTACCAACAATACAAAGCTAACAGAAAACCTATGCCAGATAACCTTCAAGTACAAATTCCTTATGTTCGAGAAATTCTTTATGCACTCAACATTTCAATTGTTGAATTTGAAGGGTATGAAGCAGATGATGTAATTGGCTCACTTGTTAACCAGTTCAAAAATTCTGATTTGGATATTGTTATTATTACAGGTGACAGGGATACTCTTCAGTTACTTGACAAAAACGTGGTTGTAAAGATTGTCTCGACGAAGTTTGACAGGACATTTGAAGATTTGTACACCATTGAAAATATAAAAGAAAAATATGGAGTTTGGGCAAATCAAGTACCTGATTATAAAGCGCTTGTTGGAGACCAGTCAGATAACATTCCCGGGGTGAAGGGAATTGGCGAAAAGAGTGCCCAGAAACTCTTGGAGGAGTACTCATCTTTAGAGGAGATATACCAAAATTTAGATAAAATTAAAGGTTCTATCCGAGAAAAGCTTGAAGCAGGTAAAGACATAGCGTTTTTATCCAAGCGCTTAGCAACAATTGTATGTGATCTGCCATTAAATGTTAAACTTGAAGACTTAAGGATAAGAGAGTGGAACAAGGAAAGGTTATATGATATTTTGGTCCAGTTAGAGTTCAAGAGTATAATAAAACGGTTAGGGCTATCAAAAGTGGTTCAATTTGAATTTGTCCAGCAACAAACTGATATTCCTGACGTAGAACAAAGAGAGCTTGAAAATATTTCACAAATAAAATCAAAAGAGATTTCATTAATGTTTGTACAGGACGAGAAGTGTTTTTATTTGTATGATCAAGAAAGTAATGCTGTGTTTATGACCAGGAATAGACATTTGGTAGAGGAGATTTTAAAAAGTGACACTGTGAAAATTGTATATGATTTAAAAAATATATTTCATCAACTCAACTTGAAAGACACAGATAATATTAAAAATTGCGAGGATGTAATGATTGCTTCTTATGTTCTTGACAGCACAAGAAGTTCATATGAATTAGAAACATTGTTTATATCCTACTTGAACACTGATGTAGAAGCTGTCAAAAAAGATAAAAAGATGGTTTCGGTAGTTTTGTTAAAACAATTGTGGAGTGAACTTTTGAGATTGATTGATTTAAATTCTTGCCAGTTTGTGTATAAGAATATAGAAGGTCCTCTTATACCAATTCTATATGAGATGGAAAAAACAGGATTTAAGGTGGACAGAGATGCCCTGCTTCAGTATACCAAAGAGATTGAGAGCAAAATATTAAAGCTTGAGAGGCAGATATACCAGATTGCGGGTGAGTGGTTTAATATAAACTCGCCCAAACAGCTTTCTTATATTTTATTTGAAAAGCTAAGACTTCCTGTTATAAAGAAGACAAAAACTGGATACTCAACCGATGCCGAGGTTTTAGAAGAGCTTTTTGACAAACATGAAATAGTTCCTCTTATTCTGGACTACAGGATGTATACAAAGATACTAACAACCTACTGTCAGGGATTACTTCAAGCAATAAATCCTTCTTCGGGCAGAGTTCATACAACCTTTATCCAAACAGGTACAGCCACAGGAAGACTGGCAAGTAGCGATCCTAATTTACAAAACATACCTGTAAAATATGATGAGGGAAAGTTGATAAGAAAGGTTTTTATACCTGAAGAAGGACATGTACTGATTGATGCAGATTATTCCCAAATTGAGCTGAGAATACTTGCCCATGTTTCTGAGGATGAAAGACTTATTAATGCTTTCAAAAATAATGTTGACATCCATTCGCAGACAGCAGCTGAGGTTTTTGGTGTAGACATAGCCAATGTTACTCCAGAGATGAGAAGTCAAGCTAAAGCAGTGAATTTTGGTATAGTTTATGGGATTTCTGATTATGGCCTTGCAAGGGATGTAAAAATTTCGCGAAAAGAAGCTGCAGAGTTTATAAACAAGTATTTTGAGCGTTATCCCAAAGTTAAAGAGTATTTAGATAACACTGTTAAGTTTGCTCGTGATAATGGATTTGTTTTGACTTTGTTTAACAGAAAGAGATATATAAAGGACATAAAATCTACAAGCAGAAATCTAAGGGGCTATGCTGAAAGAATTGCAATGAATTCGCCAATTCAGGGCAGCGCTGCTGATATCATGAAATTGGCAATGATTAAAGTATATAAAAGGCTCAAGGAAAATAATCTTAGATCAAAAATAATTTTGCAGGTACACGATGAGCTTTTAATTGAAGCCCCATACGAAGAAAAGGATATAGTAAAGGAGATAGTAAAAAGAGAGATGGAAAATGCAGTAGCTCTAAAAGTGCCTCTGGTGGTTGAGGTGAAAGAAGGGCTGAACTGGTATGAGACAAAATAG
- the rd gene encoding rubredoxin, which produces MEIWVCSICGYEYNPENGDPENGIAPGTKFEDLPDDWVCPICGVGKDMFEKK; this is translated from the coding sequence GTGGAAATTTGGGTATGCAGCATATGTGGATACGAGTATAATCCTGAAAATGGGGACCCAGAAAATGGTATTGCACCAGGAACAAAGTTTGAAGATTTGCCAGACGATTGGGTTTGTCCTATTTGCGGTGTTGGCAAAGACATGTTTGAGAAAAAATAA
- the purD gene encoding phosphoribosylamine--glycine ligase — MKILIVGNGGREHAIAWKIYNEGYKELFCIPGNGGLGEIAECADIKVNEFDKIKDYCLEKRIDFVVVGPDNPLADGIVDYLESFGIKTFGPTKDAAIIESSKSFAKDLMKKYGIKTARYEVFTSFEDAREFINQTSQYPIVIKADGLALGKGVIIANNQQEAFDALNLIMKEKVFGAAGNKVVIEDYLVGEEVSVFVVSDGKDIVPLTTARDHKKAFDGDRGPNTGGMGAFSPSKLVNKDIFEDILENIMLRAVYGMRKEGRPFKGVLYGGLILTEEGPKVLEFNARFGDPEAQAILPLMKSELMEIMVKAREGNLKGVEARFEQEYSLCVVLASKGYPDKYDTGFEISGLENLDERTIVFHANTKKENGKIKTAGGRVLNIVRKEKTLKEAKDKVYEEIKKIWFENMFYRNDIGNKEIE; from the coding sequence ATGAAAATACTAATTGTAGGAAATGGTGGACGTGAGCATGCTATTGCTTGGAAGATATACAATGAAGGCTACAAGGAATTGTTTTGTATTCCAGGAAATGGAGGATTAGGTGAAATAGCTGAGTGTGCTGATATTAAAGTAAATGAGTTTGACAAGATAAAGGACTATTGTTTAGAAAAAAGAATAGATTTTGTGGTTGTTGGTCCTGACAATCCACTGGCTGACGGGATTGTTGACTATCTTGAATCTTTTGGTATAAAGACATTTGGACCCACAAAAGATGCTGCGATTATAGAAAGTAGCAAGTCGTTCGCAAAAGATTTAATGAAAAAATATGGGATAAAAACTGCAAGGTATGAGGTGTTTACCAGTTTTGAAGATGCCCGAGAATTTATAAATCAAACATCACAGTATCCAATTGTTATAAAAGCAGATGGGCTTGCTCTTGGCAAAGGTGTAATTATTGCAAATAACCAGCAAGAGGCATTTGATGCCTTGAATCTTATTATGAAAGAAAAGGTTTTTGGAGCTGCAGGCAACAAAGTGGTTATTGAAGATTATCTTGTAGGCGAGGAAGTTTCAGTGTTTGTTGTTTCTGATGGAAAAGATATCGTTCCTCTTACAACAGCAAGAGACCACAAAAAGGCATTTGATGGGGACAGGGGACCAAATACAGGAGGAATGGGTGCTTTTTCACCGTCTAAACTTGTTAATAAAGATATTTTTGAAGATATATTAGAAAACATAATGCTCAGAGCAGTGTATGGCATGCGAAAGGAAGGGCGACCTTTCAAAGGAGTACTATATGGAGGACTTATCCTGACAGAAGAGGGTCCAAAGGTTTTAGAATTTAATGCACGTTTTGGAGACCCAGAAGCCCAGGCAATTTTACCGCTCATGAAAAGTGAACTTATGGAAATAATGGTAAAAGCGAGAGAAGGAAATTTAAAGGGTGTTGAGGCAAGGTTTGAACAAGAGTATTCTCTGTGTGTTGTTCTTGCTTCAAAAGGTTATCCTGACAAATATGATACTGGCTTTGAAATAAGCGGATTAGAAAATCTGGATGAGAGGACCATAGTATTTCACGCGAATACAAAGAAAGAAAATGGAAAGATAAAAACTGCTGGTGGAAGGGTGTTGAATATAGTAAGAAAAGAAAAGACTCTAAAAGAAGCGAAAGATAAGGTATATGAAGAAATTAAGAAGATTTGGTTTGAAAATATGTTCTACAGAAATGATATAGGAAATAAAGAGATTGAATAG
- the purH gene encoding bifunctional phosphoribosylaminoimidazolecarboxamide formyltransferase/IMP cyclohydrolase, which yields MNKRAIISVYNKNGIAEFAKKLKEFGYDIISTGGTMRYLTENGIEVINISDVTRFPEILDGRVKTLHPNIHAGILAMKDNKEHLETLKALDILPIDMVVVNLYPFKETIFKKDVMLDDVIENIDIGGPTLIRAAAKNFKYTTVIVDPEDYDTVAMEIEKNGEVSFETRFYLATKVFEYTSYYDSMIFNYFKHVRKDQSFSKYFTVPFELLQNLRYGENPHQKACFYKISLPFIETSNVVNCKQLHGKDLSYNNILDSDSAIELLKEFDEPTCVAIKHNNPCAVASADSICEAYKKVYESDPVSIFGGIVAFNRKLDKDTAEQLKKIFLEIVIAPEFDEDALSILCSKKDLRILKLASLEKENTFYDIKSVNGGTLIQERNRILLADQFQVVTKRTPSEKELEDLIFAWKVVKHVKSNAIVVAKDKMTLGIGMGQTNRIWAVEHAISRSRFDLKGAVLASDAFFPFSDSVEAAGKAGISAIIQPGGSIRDKDSIEMANRFNIAMVFTGIRHFRH from the coding sequence ATGAACAAGAGGGCAATTATAAGTGTTTACAATAAAAATGGAATAGCGGAATTTGCAAAAAAACTAAAAGAATTTGGATATGACATTATCTCAACAGGCGGTACTATGAGGTATCTGACGGAAAATGGGATTGAGGTTATAAATATCTCTGATGTAACCCGTTTTCCAGAAATTTTGGATGGCAGAGTAAAAACTCTTCATCCAAATATTCACGCAGGAATTCTTGCAATGAAGGATAATAAAGAACACTTAGAAACTTTAAAGGCACTGGATATTCTACCAATTGACATGGTTGTGGTTAACCTCTATCCATTTAAAGAGACTATTTTCAAAAAAGATGTTATGCTTGACGACGTTATAGAAAATATAGATATAGGCGGGCCCACCTTGATTCGAGCAGCTGCAAAAAACTTCAAATATACAACAGTAATAGTTGACCCAGAAGATTATGATACAGTAGCAATGGAAATAGAAAAAAATGGAGAGGTTTCTTTTGAGACGAGATTTTATTTAGCCACAAAGGTTTTTGAATATACCTCGTATTATGATTCAATGATTTTTAACTATTTCAAACATGTGCGAAAAGACCAGTCGTTTTCGAAGTATTTTACGGTACCATTTGAACTTTTGCAGAACTTAAGATATGGTGAAAATCCTCACCAGAAAGCATGTTTTTATAAGATATCTTTACCCTTCATTGAAACTTCAAATGTTGTGAATTGTAAACAGCTTCATGGTAAAGATCTTTCATACAACAACATCCTTGACAGTGACAGTGCAATAGAACTTTTGAAGGAATTTGACGAACCAACTTGTGTTGCTATAAAGCATAACAACCCTTGTGCAGTAGCATCGGCAGATAGTATCTGTGAGGCTTACAAAAAGGTATATGAAAGTGATCCGGTATCAATATTCGGTGGTATTGTCGCTTTCAATAGAAAGCTTGACAAGGATACAGCAGAGCAACTTAAAAAGATATTTCTTGAAATTGTAATTGCCCCGGAATTTGACGAGGATGCTCTTTCCATCCTGTGTTCAAAAAAAGATTTGAGAATTTTAAAATTAGCATCTTTGGAAAAGGAAAATACCTTCTACGATATAAAATCTGTAAACGGCGGTACTTTAATACAAGAAAGGAACAGAATACTACTTGCAGATCAGTTCCAGGTTGTCACAAAAAGAACACCTTCAGAAAAGGAATTGGAAGATTTAATCTTTGCTTGGAAGGTTGTAAAACATGTGAAGTCGAATGCTATAGTTGTAGCAAAGGATAAAATGACCTTGGGCATAGGAATGGGCCAGACAAATAGAATATGGGCTGTTGAACATGCAATTTCAAGGTCACGATTTGATTTAAAAGGAGCTGTGCTTGCATCCGACGCATTTTTCCCATTTTCAGACAGTGTTGAAGCTGCAGGCAAAGCAGGAATTAGTGCTATTATTCAGCCAGGTGGTTCTATCCGCGACAAGGATTCTATTGAAATGGCAAACAGGTTCAACATAGCTATGGTGTTCACAGGAATAAGACATTTTAGGCATTAA
- the purN gene encoding phosphoribosylglycinamide formyltransferase, with amino-acid sequence MKKLAVFVSGSGSNLQAIIDQIKIGEIPATISCVISNKKDAYALERARKNGIQAICISMRDFTSSLEYEKYLVSFLKNQKIDYIILAGFLYIFSEYFVEEFKNRIVNIHPSLLPAFGGKGMYGINVHKSVLEYGMKVTGATVHFVDAVPDGGPIILQKAIYVREDDTPETLQKRVLEEVEWKIYPLAIKLLCEDKIEVVGRKVIIKDKETLKRVGIEI; translated from the coding sequence ATGAAAAAATTAGCTGTATTTGTTTCAGGTTCTGGCTCTAATCTTCAGGCCATCATTGATCAGATTAAAATTGGAGAGATACCAGCAACTATCTCATGTGTCATATCCAACAAAAAAGATGCATATGCACTTGAAAGGGCAAGAAAAAACGGTATTCAAGCAATTTGTATATCCATGAGAGATTTTACTTCTTCATTGGAGTATGAAAAATATTTGGTAAGCTTTCTTAAAAATCAGAAAATTGATTACATCATTTTAGCAGGTTTCCTTTATATATTTTCAGAGTATTTTGTGGAAGAGTTCAAAAACAGAATTGTAAATATTCATCCTTCCTTACTTCCGGCATTTGGTGGAAAAGGTATGTATGGTATAAATGTGCATAAAAGTGTGTTAGAATATGGAATGAAGGTGACAGGTGCAACAGTTCACTTTGTTGATGCAGTACCTGACGGTGGGCCAATAATCTTGCAAAAAGCTATATATGTAAGGGAAGATGATACTCCAGAGACTCTCCAAAAAAGGGTACTTGAAGAGGTTGAATGGAAGATATATCCTTTAGCTATAAAGCTTCTTTGTGAAGATAAGATAGAAGTTGTAGGCAGAAAAGTTATTATAAAAGATAAAGAAACATTAAAAAGGGTGGGAATCGAGATATGA
- the purM gene encoding phosphoribosylformylglycinamidine cyclo-ligase, protein MTTYKDAGVNIEEGYKAVNLIKSIARETFDSNVITDIGSFGSMYLLNIGSSEYILVSGTDGVGTKLKIAFYLDKHDTVGIDCVAMCVNDILCHGAKPLFFLDYVACGKLNSSKIASIVKGIAEGCKMAGCSLVGGETAEMPGFYKEDEYDLAGFAVGIVEKQNAVHGKDVNQEDIIIGLASSGVHSNGYSLVRKVFGIDDNPNVLRKIYEELGISLGEELLKPTKIYVKPVLKVLKKVNVKGIAHITGGGFFENIPRAFPKGYSAVIEKGSWEVPAIFKLIQEYGKVEEKEMFSTFNMGVGMVLIIDKEDVDLTLEILEQEKVKAWVIGTIQKGEDGVVLK, encoded by the coding sequence ATGACCACATATAAAGATGCAGGTGTGAACATTGAAGAAGGCTACAAAGCAGTGAATTTGATTAAAAGCATAGCAAGAGAAACTTTTGATTCTAATGTTATTACTGACATAGGTAGTTTTGGGAGTATGTATCTTTTGAATATTGGAAGTTCTGAATATATTTTGGTTTCTGGTACAGATGGAGTTGGTACTAAACTGAAGATTGCATTTTACCTTGATAAGCATGATACTGTTGGGATAGACTGTGTTGCCATGTGTGTGAATGATATTTTATGCCATGGGGCAAAACCACTTTTCTTTTTAGACTATGTTGCATGTGGTAAACTAAACAGTAGCAAGATTGCAAGCATTGTGAAAGGCATTGCAGAAGGTTGCAAAATGGCTGGATGTTCACTTGTAGGCGGAGAGACTGCTGAGATGCCAGGTTTTTACAAAGAGGATGAGTACGATTTGGCAGGGTTTGCAGTTGGAATTGTAGAAAAGCAAAATGCGGTGCATGGAAAAGATGTTAACCAAGAAGATATTATAATTGGGCTTGCTTCAAGTGGTGTTCACAGCAATGGTTATTCACTTGTAAGAAAAGTTTTTGGGATAGATGATAATCCAAATGTACTTAGAAAGATATATGAAGAACTTGGGATATCACTTGGGGAAGAGTTATTAAAGCCTACAAAGATATATGTAAAACCAGTGTTGAAAGTGCTAAAAAAGGTAAATGTCAAAGGAATAGCTCATATTACTGGCGGTGGATTTTTTGAAAATATCCCTCGTGCTTTTCCGAAAGGTTACTCTGCCGTCATCGAAAAAGGTAGCTGGGAAGTTCCTGCTATATTTAAGTTGATTCAGGAATATGGAAAAGTAGAGGAAAAAGAGATGTTTTCAACTTTTAACATGGGAGTAGGTATGGTTCTAATAATTGATAAAGAAGATGTGGACTTAACATTAGAGATATTAGAACAAGAGAAAGTAAAGGCATGGGTGATAGGTACAATTCAAAAAGGTGAAGACGGAGTTGTTTTAAAATGA
- the purF gene encoding amidophosphoribosyltransferase: MCFKELEEYFKDHCGIFGIYCPDGKLDVAKITYFGLYALQHRGQESSGIAVNDAGNIIYHKDNGLVNEVFNEVVLNHLKGYSAVGHVRYSTTGKSDRENAQPLVIKYRKGHMALAHNGNLVNAHIIREKLEQEGAIFQTTIDSEVIASLISRNRIKSENIEGAILKTMDEIKGAYSLLILTPNKLIAVRDPYGLRPLVMGKINNSICFASETCALDTIGAEYIRDVEPGEIISVSRNGIKSIKYENGTKHLCVFEFIYFARADSYLEGISVYEIRKRLGKQLCKESYVDCDIVIGVPDSGTTAAIGFAEEAGIPFSEGFIKNRYIGRTFIKPEQTQREIAVKIKLNVLKSNVAGKKVVLIDDSIVRGTTSRKIIKMLRDAGATEVHLRISSPPVVFPCYYGIDTPDRKELIAANYSTEEIARILGADSLEYLSLNGLNEVFDGRIHQFCTACFSGEYVTEIPENFNKYILEEGV, translated from the coding sequence ATGTGCTTTAAAGAGTTAGAAGAGTATTTTAAAGACCATTGTGGGATATTTGGTATATATTGCCCGGACGGTAAGCTTGACGTTGCAAAGATTACTTATTTTGGACTTTATGCTCTTCAACACAGAGGTCAGGAAAGCAGCGGTATTGCTGTAAATGACGCAGGGAATATCATTTATCACAAGGACAATGGACTTGTCAATGAAGTGTTCAACGAGGTTGTGCTAAATCATCTTAAAGGATATTCAGCAGTTGGTCATGTAAGGTATTCTACTACAGGCAAAAGTGACAGGGAAAACGCTCAGCCTCTTGTAATAAAATACAGAAAGGGTCATATGGCTCTTGCCCACAATGGCAATCTTGTCAATGCACATATAATAAGAGAGAAACTTGAGCAGGAAGGTGCAATCTTTCAAACAACTATCGATTCTGAAGTTATTGCAAGTTTGATTTCTCGCAACAGAATAAAATCCGAAAATATCGAAGGAGCCATTTTAAAAACTATGGATGAAATAAAAGGGGCATATTCTTTGCTGATTTTAACGCCTAACAAACTTATTGCAGTAAGAGACCCTTATGGTCTAAGACCGCTGGTGATGGGAAAGATAAACAATAGTATTTGTTTTGCATCAGAAACATGTGCTCTGGACACTATTGGAGCAGAATATATCCGAGATGTCGAACCAGGGGAGATAATTTCAGTAAGTAGAAATGGTATTAAGAGTATAAAATATGAAAATGGTACTAAACACTTATGTGTATTTGAATTTATTTATTTTGCAAGGGCTGATTCATACTTGGAAGGAATAAGCGTTTATGAAATAAGAAAAAGGCTTGGGAAACAACTTTGCAAAGAGTCTTATGTAGATTGCGACATTGTAATTGGTGTGCCAGATTCTGGGACAACTGCTGCCATCGGTTTCGCTGAAGAAGCTGGCATTCCATTTTCAGAAGGTTTTATAAAGAATAGGTATATAGGAAGAACATTTATAAAACCTGAGCAGACCCAAAGAGAAATAGCTGTGAAAATAAAGCTTAATGTTTTAAAAAGCAATGTGGCAGGTAAAAAAGTGGTTTTAATTGATGATTCTATCGTAAGGGGAACAACATCGCGAAAGATTATAAAAATGCTGCGAGATGCAGGAGCAACAGAGGTTCATCTTAGGATAAGCTCTCCTCCAGTTGTTTTCCCTTGTTACTATGGTATAGATACACCTGACAGAAAAGAGTTGATTGCAGCAAATTACTCAACTGAGGAGATTGCAAGGATTTTAGGTGCTGACTCATTAGAGTACCTAAGCTTAAACGGACTAAATGAGGTCTTTGATGGGAGAATCCATCAGTTTTGTACAGCATGTTTTAGCGGGGAGTATGTAACCGAGATACCAGAGAATTTTAATAAATATATTCTTGAAGAGGGTGTTTGA